From the Clostridiales bacterium FE2011 genome, one window contains:
- a CDS encoding L-rhamnose isomerase: MSYEEAKKRYAAIGVDAGAAIEKLKKVPVSLHCWQGDDVRGFDTDPSKPLTGGIQTTGNYPGRAGTPEELMADLDKVLSLIPGTPKMNLHASYAIFENGEWADRDKLEPKHFRKWVEFCKERGLGCDFNPTFFSHPMCDPLTLSSPNEETRKFWIEHGKACIRISSYLAEELGKPCVMNIWTGDGFKDIPADRMGPRVRYRESIDEILKEPYDFKKVKPCIESKVFGIGVEAYTAGSAEFALSYAAMNMDKCIPLMDNGHYHPTEVVSDKIPALLAFFPEIALHVTRPIRWDSDHVVLFDDETKEIAREIVRCGGLDGRVNIALDYFDASINRISAWVTGYRNLQKALLYALLQPNDEMKSLQDAGEFSKLMVMQEELKTMPFGEIWDEYCRSCGKPADGEWFPQIEEYEKKVLVRRK; this comes from the coding sequence ATGAGCTACGAAGAAGCAAAAAAGCGCTATGCGGCTATCGGCGTTGATGCCGGCGCAGCCATTGAAAAACTGAAAAAAGTGCCCGTGTCGCTGCATTGCTGGCAGGGAGACGACGTACGGGGCTTTGATACTGATCCGAGCAAGCCGCTGACGGGCGGCATCCAGACCACAGGGAACTATCCGGGTCGGGCCGGTACACCGGAGGAGCTGATGGCGGACCTGGACAAGGTGCTGAGCCTGATTCCCGGCACGCCGAAGATGAACCTGCATGCCAGCTACGCGATCTTTGAAAACGGCGAATGGGCGGACCGGGATAAGCTGGAGCCGAAACATTTCAGAAAATGGGTGGAGTTCTGCAAGGAACGCGGCCTGGGCTGTGACTTTAATCCCACCTTCTTCTCCCATCCGATGTGTGATCCACTGACACTGTCCAGCCCGAATGAAGAAACCAGGAAGTTCTGGATTGAGCACGGCAAAGCCTGCATCCGTATCAGCAGTTACCTGGCGGAAGAACTGGGCAAGCCTTGCGTGATGAATATCTGGACCGGCGACGGGTTCAAGGATATTCCCGCCGACCGGATGGGACCGCGGGTACGCTACCGTGAATCCATTGACGAAATCCTGAAGGAGCCCTATGACTTCAAAAAAGTAAAGCCCTGCATTGAAAGCAAGGTTTTCGGCATCGGCGTGGAAGCTTATACGGCAGGCAGCGCGGAATTCGCCCTTTCCTACGCGGCAATGAATATGGACAAGTGCATTCCGCTGATGGACAACGGTCACTATCACCCCACGGAAGTGGTCAGCGACAAGATTCCTGCCCTGCTGGCCTTCTTCCCGGAAATTGCGCTGCATGTAACCCGGCCGATCCGCTGGGACAGCGACCATGTGGTGCTGTTTGACGATGAAACAAAGGAAATCGCCCGGGAGATCGTCCGCTGCGGCGGGCTGGACGGCCGGGTGAATATTGCCCTCGACTACTTTGACGCAAGCATCAACCGGATTTCCGCCTGGGTGACGGGATACCGGAACCTGCAGAAGGCGCTCCTGTATGCCCTGCTGCAGCCCAATGATGAAATGAAGTCCCTGCAGGATGCGGGAGAGTTCAGCAAGCTGATGGTGATGCAGGAAGAACTGAAAACCATGCCCTTCGGCGAGATCTGGGACGAGTACTGCCGGAGCTGCGGCAAGCCGGCTGACGGTGAATGGTTCCCGCAGATTGAGGAATATGAGAAGAAAGTACTGGTGAGGCGGAAATGA
- a CDS encoding rhamnulokinase, producing MKKYLAIDIGASSGRHIVGWKEDGELKTEEVYRFPNGAVEQDGHLTWDIDALEKHVRTGIDEAMKIYPEIGSLSVDTWGVDYVLMKGGEPVLPCYAYRDSRTETAIPKVHEQMSFSDLYRRTGIQFQPFNTIYQLYADKLAGRLDEADSFLMIPEYLMYRLSGAESHEYTNATTGGMVSAETGEYDPEIIRTLDLPGRFFRPLQRPGSVIGEYRGIKVMLCATHDTGSAVEGIPMEGNELYISSGTWSLLGVKTPKPLTDAGSEAANYSNEGGVGYNRYQKNIMGMWLANRLRSELCPEKPWDEITAEAEEKHFDHLVDVNDPVFLAPESMKAAFDSKLPHPPKCTAGYFRCAYRSLADGYRRAIEEIEQNTGNRYRRLYIVGGGAKNKYLNRLTEEATGKQVTALPIEATALGNIMIQIKNGGEKA from the coding sequence ATGAAAAAATATCTGGCCATCGACATCGGCGCGTCTTCCGGACGGCATATTGTCGGCTGGAAGGAAGACGGAGAGCTGAAAACCGAGGAAGTTTACCGCTTTCCGAACGGTGCCGTGGAACAGGACGGACATCTGACCTGGGATATTGACGCCCTGGAGAAACACGTCCGGACCGGCATCGACGAAGCGATGAAGATTTATCCGGAAATCGGGAGCCTTTCAGTTGATACCTGGGGTGTGGATTATGTGCTGATGAAGGGCGGCGAACCTGTTTTGCCCTGTTACGCCTACCGGGACAGCCGGACGGAAACGGCTATTCCCAAAGTCCATGAGCAGATGAGCTTTTCGGACCTTTACCGGCGTACGGGGATCCAGTTCCAGCCTTTCAATACCATTTACCAGCTTTACGCAGACAAGCTGGCAGGACGGCTGGATGAAGCCGACAGCTTCCTGATGATTCCGGAGTACCTGATGTACAGGCTCAGCGGCGCGGAGAGCCATGAGTATACCAATGCGACCACCGGCGGCATGGTCAGCGCGGAAACCGGTGAATACGATCCGGAGATTATCCGGACCCTGGACCTGCCCGGGCGGTTTTTCAGGCCCCTGCAGCGGCCGGGCAGCGTGATCGGTGAATACAGGGGAATCAAGGTGATGCTGTGTGCCACCCATGATACAGGCAGCGCGGTGGAGGGAATCCCCATGGAGGGGAATGAACTCTATATTTCTTCCGGCACCTGGTCCCTGCTGGGAGTCAAAACGCCGAAGCCGCTGACGGACGCAGGAAGTGAAGCTGCCAACTACTCCAATGAAGGCGGCGTAGGCTATAACCGGTACCAGAAAAACATCATGGGTATGTGGCTGGCGAACAGGCTGCGCAGCGAACTGTGCCCGGAAAAACCGTGGGATGAAATCACGGCGGAAGCAGAAGAGAAACACTTCGATCACCTGGTGGATGTGAACGATCCGGTTTTCCTTGCCCCGGAGAGCATGAAAGCAGCGTTTGATTCCAAACTGCCCCATCCCCCGAAATGTACGGCAGGATATTTCCGGTGCGCATACCGGTCCCTGGCGGACGGATACCGCAGGGCGATCGAGGAAATAGAACAGAATACAGGCAACCGGTACCGGAGGCTGTACATTGTGGGCGGCGGGGCCAAGAACAAATACCTGAACCGGCTGACGGAAGAAGCCACCGGCAAGCAAGTGACCGCACTGCCTATCGAGGCGACGGCGCTGGGGAACATCATGATCCAGATCAAAAACGGAGGAGAAAAAGCATGA
- a CDS encoding gluconate 5-dehydrogenase: protein MNSFSLKGKIAWITGASYGIGFAIAEAYAAAGATIVFNDINQELVDKGLKSYAEKGIDAKGYVCDVTNEEAVRALVKQIETEIGVIDILVNNAGIIRRIPMIEMSAEEFRKVIDVDLNAPFICAKAVIPSMISKGHGKIINICSMMSELGRETVSAYAAAKGGLKMLTRNICSEYGEHNIQCNGIGPGYIATPQTAPLREKQPDGSRHPFDQFIIAKTPAARWGTPEDLQGPAVFLASDASNFVNGHILYVDGGILAYIGKQP from the coding sequence ATGAACAGTTTCAGCCTGAAAGGCAAAATTGCCTGGATTACGGGCGCCAGCTACGGCATCGGATTTGCCATCGCGGAGGCTTATGCCGCGGCGGGGGCAACCATTGTGTTCAATGATATCAACCAGGAACTGGTGGACAAGGGCCTGAAGTCCTATGCCGAGAAGGGCATTGACGCCAAGGGCTACGTCTGCGACGTGACCAATGAGGAAGCGGTCCGGGCCCTGGTGAAGCAGATTGAAACGGAAATCGGCGTGATCGATATCCTGGTGAACAACGCCGGCATCATCCGCCGGATCCCCATGATTGAGATGAGCGCGGAAGAATTCCGGAAAGTCATCGACGTGGACCTGAACGCTCCGTTCATCTGCGCCAAGGCGGTGATTCCGTCCATGATCTCCAAGGGACACGGTAAAATCATCAACATCTGCAGCATGATGAGCGAACTGGGACGGGAAACCGTTTCCGCCTACGCTGCAGCCAAGGGCGGCCTGAAGATGCTGACCCGGAATATCTGCTCTGAATACGGCGAGCATAACATCCAGTGCAACGGCATCGGACCTGGCTATATCGCCACGCCCCAGACAGCTCCGCTGCGGGAAAAGCAGCCGGACGGCAGCCGCCATCCCTTTGATCAGTTTATCATCGCCAAGACGCCGGCGGCCCGCTGGGGAACGCCCGAGGACCTGCAGGGTCCCGCGGTATTCCTGGCTTCCGACGCGAGCAATTTCGTGAACGGCCATATCCTGTATGTGGATGGCGGAATCCTGGCGTACATCGGAAAACAGCCCTGA
- the kduI gene encoding 5-dehydro-4-deoxy-D-glucuronate isomerase yields the protein MDIRYSCNQKDFKRYTTEEVRKEFLIEKLFEADQVTAVYSHVDRMVTLGVMPVNEKVSIDKGIDIWHNFGTEYFLERRECGMFNVGGAGRVIADGKLYVLGYKDCLYLTRGAKEVYFESADPAQPAKFYIVSAPAHCSYENKLIKIADAAKKPCGDAATSNKRVINQFIHPSVLKTCQLSMGMTVLETGSVWNTMPAHTHERRMEVYFYFEVPKDNVVFHMMGEGQETRHIVMQNEQAVISPSWSIHAGAGTSNYTFIWAMGGENQAFDDMDNIPTTELK from the coding sequence ATGGATATTCGGTACAGCTGCAACCAGAAAGACTTTAAGCGTTATACCACAGAGGAAGTCCGGAAGGAGTTCCTGATCGAGAAGCTGTTTGAAGCGGATCAGGTTACGGCGGTTTACAGCCACGTGGACCGGATGGTGACGCTAGGCGTGATGCCGGTGAATGAGAAGGTTTCCATCGACAAGGGCATTGATATCTGGCACAACTTCGGCACGGAATACTTCCTGGAACGCCGGGAGTGCGGCATGTTCAACGTGGGCGGCGCCGGACGGGTGATCGCGGACGGAAAACTGTACGTGCTGGGTTACAAAGACTGCCTGTACCTGACCCGGGGAGCGAAGGAAGTGTACTTTGAGAGCGCGGATCCGGCGCAGCCCGCCAAGTTCTATATCGTTTCCGCTCCGGCTCACTGCAGTTATGAAAACAAGCTGATCAAGATCGCTGACGCCGCAAAGAAACCCTGCGGCGACGCGGCGACCAGCAACAAACGGGTGATTAATCAGTTCATCCATCCCTCCGTACTGAAAACCTGCCAGCTGAGCATGGGCATGACCGTGCTGGAAACCGGCAGCGTCTGGAACACAATGCCGGCCCATACCCATGAACGCCGGATGGAAGTGTATTTCTACTTTGAAGTGCCGAAGGACAACGTGGTCTTCCACATGATGGGCGAAGGACAGGAAACCCGGCATATCGTGATGCAGAATGAACAGGCGGTCATTTCTCCCTCCTGGTCCATTCACGCGGGCGCGGGAACCAGCAACTATACGTTTATCTGGGCTATGGGCGGTGAGAACCAGGCCTTTGACGACATGGACAATATTCCGACCACGGAACTGAAATAA
- the uidA gene encoding beta-glucuronidase, producing the protein MSTLYPQNNASRMTIDLGGVWDFRFQGDESWQPIAVPASYNDQSPDPRFRNRAGITEYRRKITLPAAWKGMRVCLRFDAAAHNARILLNGKEIGFHRGGFLPFEVELNGLMRPGETAELTVETDNRINHDTLPIGTEGETAFFGSDNPGIPAVEAGKRMQQERGINRPAFDFFNYTGIQRPVRLVATPRKYIRDITLVPSLNGAVRFSVETAGTDAPVHVEILDAEGISVARCDGWEGILQIPEPRLWEPWPGTPYLYTARITYGDDLYEQPFGIREVKVEGTRFLINGKPFRFHGPCKHEDSPFHGRGTDPCLNVTDINLYHWLNANCFRTSHYPYAEEMYQLCDREGIVIVDETPAVGMWASEQYGWNLADYHLQVLKDMIARDKNHPCVVMWSLGNEPDTDSQPEKAYEYWHPLYEAAHRLDPQDRPVTVVGCQNRYDRDKVICSMDVVLINRYYGWYNLSGDLEAAKYAFRTELEWWETQHKPVILSEYGADTIAGLHGAVAEMFTEEYQVAFYEAMSECLDERDFVIGEMPWNFADFATCQGPMRVGGNRKGLFTRDRRPKMAAHWFRERWKNL; encoded by the coding sequence ATGAGTACACTATATCCGCAGAATAACGCGTCCAGAATGACGATAGACCTGGGCGGCGTATGGGATTTCCGCTTTCAGGGCGATGAAAGCTGGCAGCCGATCGCGGTGCCTGCTTCCTACAATGACCAGAGCCCGGATCCCCGGTTCCGGAACCGGGCGGGGATCACGGAATACCGCCGGAAGATTACCCTGCCGGCGGCCTGGAAGGGAATGCGGGTCTGCCTGCGTTTTGACGCGGCGGCACATAATGCCCGGATTTTGCTGAACGGGAAGGAAATCGGTTTTCACAGGGGCGGATTCCTGCCCTTTGAGGTGGAACTGAACGGCCTGATGAGACCCGGTGAAACGGCAGAACTGACGGTGGAGACGGACAACCGGATCAATCATGATACCCTGCCGATCGGTACGGAGGGAGAAACCGCCTTCTTTGGTTCAGACAACCCCGGAATACCGGCGGTGGAAGCCGGCAAGAGGATGCAGCAGGAACGCGGGATCAACCGTCCGGCTTTTGACTTCTTCAACTATACGGGTATCCAGCGGCCGGTACGGCTTGTTGCGACACCCCGGAAGTATATCCGGGATATTACCCTGGTGCCCTCCCTGAACGGGGCGGTGCGTTTCAGCGTGGAAACGGCGGGCACAGATGCGCCTGTCCATGTGGAAATCCTGGACGCGGAAGGCATATCCGTTGCAAGGTGCGACGGATGGGAGGGGATCCTGCAGATTCCGGAACCCCGCCTGTGGGAACCCTGGCCGGGCACACCCTACCTGTATACCGCCAGGATTACCTATGGGGACGACCTGTATGAGCAGCCCTTCGGCATCCGGGAGGTCAAGGTGGAAGGCACGCGCTTCCTGATCAACGGGAAACCTTTCCGCTTCCACGGACCGTGCAAGCATGAGGACAGCCCTTTCCACGGCCGGGGAACGGATCCATGCCTGAACGTGACGGATATCAACCTTTACCACTGGCTGAATGCCAACTGCTTCCGTACCAGCCACTATCCCTACGCGGAGGAAATGTACCAGCTGTGCGACCGGGAAGGTATTGTCATCGTGGATGAAACGCCAGCGGTAGGCATGTGGGCCAGTGAACAGTATGGATGGAACCTGGCGGACTACCATCTACAGGTACTGAAGGACATGATCGCGCGGGACAAGAACCATCCCTGCGTGGTGATGTGGAGCCTGGGCAATGAACCGGACACGGACAGCCAGCCTGAAAAAGCATATGAATACTGGCATCCCCTGTATGAAGCTGCCCACCGGCTGGACCCGCAGGACAGACCGGTTACGGTGGTTGGATGCCAGAACCGGTATGACCGGGATAAAGTCATTTGTTCCATGGACGTTGTGTTGATCAACCGGTATTACGGGTGGTATAATTTGTCCGGTGATCTTGAGGCAGCAAAATACGCGTTCCGGACGGAGCTGGAATGGTGGGAAACACAGCATAAACCGGTCATTCTCTCCGAGTATGGAGCGGATACAATCGCCGGCCTGCACGGCGCGGTGGCGGAGATGTTCACGGAAGAGTACCAGGTGGCGTTCTATGAGGCAATGAGCGAGTGCCTGGATGAACGGGATTTCGTGATCGGCGAGATGCCCTGGAACTTCGCGGACTTTGCCACCTGCCAGGGCCCCATGCGCGTGGGCGGAAACCGGAAGGGGCTGTTTACCCGGGACCGCAGGCCCAAGATGGCGGCTCACTGGTTCAGGGAAAGATGGAAAAATCTCTGA
- a CDS encoding glycoside hydrolase family 88 protein: MLERYEEALSRIAGKYRKTAEAAAEAGIIPYQSAGGKWITSPYDGNSWWTGGFWPGLMWQLWVLTGDSFFRQEARRAEKLLTEEFRSFRLLNHDVGFMYLLSCGADAKLTGDAQAETDTLHAASLLMGRFNPAGFIRAWNEPERTGYAIIDCMMNLNLLYRASRDTDDPRFRLTAKIHADTTLREFLREDGSVSHIIEFDPESGKRIREHAGQGCALGSQWSRGQAWGLYGFALAGRHLKDVKYTEAARKIAGNFTAHIREDGLTDCDFCQPAEEERIDNIAGAIAACGLQELASLTGEDTWNQHAERLIDGMLEHCADWGNEHCGILTRCTASYHDDGAGRHTNITYGDYFLVEALMKFCGKDPELWS, from the coding sequence TTGCTGGAACGCTATGAAGAAGCACTGAGCCGGATCGCCGGAAAATACAGGAAAACCGCGGAAGCGGCAGCAGAGGCCGGGATTATTCCTTACCAGAGCGCGGGCGGGAAATGGATCACCAGTCCCTATGACGGGAACAGCTGGTGGACCGGAGGATTCTGGCCGGGCCTGATGTGGCAACTGTGGGTGCTGACAGGAGACAGTTTCTTCCGGCAAGAGGCACGCCGGGCTGAAAAACTGCTGACGGAGGAGTTCCGTTCCTTCCGGCTGCTGAACCATGACGTTGGTTTTATGTACCTGCTGTCCTGCGGAGCGGACGCCAAGCTGACAGGGGACGCACAGGCGGAGACAGATACACTGCATGCAGCCTCCCTGCTGATGGGACGGTTTAATCCTGCGGGATTCATCCGGGCATGGAACGAGCCGGAACGGACGGGATATGCCATTATTGACTGTATGATGAACCTGAACCTGCTGTATCGTGCCAGCCGGGATACGGATGATCCGCGGTTCAGGCTGACGGCAAAAATCCACGCCGACACAACCCTGCGGGAATTCCTGCGGGAGGACGGATCGGTAAGCCATATTATTGAGTTTGATCCGGAAAGCGGAAAGCGGATCCGGGAACACGCGGGGCAGGGCTGCGCACTGGGAAGCCAGTGGAGCCGGGGACAGGCCTGGGGCCTGTACGGATTTGCGCTGGCCGGGCGGCATCTGAAGGATGTGAAGTACACAGAGGCGGCGAGGAAAATCGCCGGAAACTTCACAGCACATATCCGGGAGGACGGCCTGACAGACTGCGACTTCTGCCAGCCGGCGGAGGAGGAACGGATTGACAATATTGCCGGGGCGATCGCGGCCTGCGGCCTGCAGGAACTGGCGTCGCTGACCGGTGAAGACACCTGGAACCAGCATGCGGAACGGCTGATTGACGGAATGCTGGAACACTGTGCGGATTGGGGAAATGAACACTGCGGCATTCTCACCCGCTGCACGGCAAGCTACCATGACGACGGAGCCGGACGGCATACCAATATAACCTACGGAGATTATTTCCTGGTGGAAGCACTGATGAAGTTCTGCGGCAAGGATCCGGAACTGTGGAGCTGA
- a CDS encoding DUF2264 domain-containing protein, whose protein sequence is MNGTNDSLRTRRELVQAATAILQPLTSCMTPGKARIYVGNGSAHYAEDVAGMECWSRALWALVPMLMGKCPEAEALWPLWQEGMIHGTDPGHEEYWGTIRDYDQRMVEMAVIGCGLCFVPEYFWNPLNESQRQHLYDWLNQINLYDMPKNNWRFFRILVNIGFLKNGMPVDEDRMREDMDLMESHYTADGWYFDYPTKRDYYTLWGFHFYSLLYAAVMDREDPERCVRIRERAALIAPRFACWFDREGRGLPYGRSLTYRFCQSSFWAAAAFAGVECRTPDIGQMKHLLLNNLRFWLNRPIFDRGGALTVGYGYPNLCAAEGYNAQGSPYWALKTFWILALPEEHAFWQAEEKEYLPPERFLDEQVRLLLTRDPENRQVVAYTAGNHAWEHMHEDEKYEKFAYSSQFAFSVAKEESALNRGAYDSMLAVRAEGRDLWHVRSGCEKYRLAEDRISFTWSPMNGVTIDTVIVPAGMWHVRRHVIRTDVTLEAAEGAFSVPRDWAGARPCDRISTTTNAGEGYAAAAGERGTSMIYGLEGYAKGEVIVTEPNTNLMEPRCVLPTLHSRLEPGEHKLLCAVYADAGSNLPDGIPEEVKKLAGTL, encoded by the coding sequence ATGAACGGAACAAACGATTCCCTGCGTACACGGCGGGAACTGGTGCAGGCGGCAACGGCAATCCTGCAGCCCCTGACATCCTGCATGACGCCGGGAAAGGCCCGGATTTACGTCGGCAACGGATCCGCCCATTATGCCGAAGACGTGGCCGGAATGGAATGTTGGAGCAGGGCACTGTGGGCACTGGTTCCGATGCTGATGGGGAAGTGCCCTGAAGCGGAGGCCCTCTGGCCGCTGTGGCAGGAAGGCATGATCCACGGAACGGATCCGGGACATGAGGAGTACTGGGGGACTATCCGTGACTATGACCAGCGGATGGTGGAAATGGCTGTCATCGGATGTGGCCTGTGCTTTGTGCCTGAATATTTCTGGAATCCGCTGAATGAAAGCCAGCGGCAGCATCTGTATGACTGGCTGAATCAGATCAACCTGTATGACATGCCGAAAAACAACTGGCGGTTCTTCCGGATCCTGGTGAACATCGGCTTCCTGAAAAACGGAATGCCGGTGGATGAAGACCGGATGCGGGAAGATATGGATCTCATGGAAAGTCACTATACCGCCGACGGCTGGTATTTTGACTATCCGACCAAACGGGATTATTACACGCTGTGGGGTTTTCATTTCTACAGCCTGCTGTATGCAGCGGTGATGGACAGGGAAGACCCGGAAAGATGTGTCCGGATCCGGGAAAGGGCGGCGCTGATTGCACCGAGATTCGCCTGCTGGTTTGACCGGGAGGGAAGGGGCCTGCCTTACGGAAGAAGCCTGACCTACCGCTTCTGCCAGAGCTCCTTCTGGGCAGCGGCGGCTTTTGCCGGGGTGGAATGCCGTACGCCGGACATCGGACAGATGAAGCATCTGCTGCTGAACAACCTGCGGTTCTGGCTGAACCGGCCGATCTTTGACCGGGGCGGCGCCCTGACTGTGGGATACGGTTACCCCAACCTGTGTGCGGCGGAAGGATACAACGCGCAGGGATCTCCCTACTGGGCGCTGAAAACCTTCTGGATCCTGGCACTGCCGGAGGAACATGCCTTCTGGCAGGCAGAAGAGAAAGAGTACCTGCCGCCGGAGCGCTTCCTGGATGAACAGGTACGGCTGCTGCTGACACGCGATCCGGAAAACCGGCAGGTGGTGGCGTATACAGCGGGCAATCATGCCTGGGAGCATATGCACGAGGACGAGAAATACGAAAAGTTTGCGTATTCGTCCCAGTTCGCTTTCTCCGTGGCAAAAGAGGAATCCGCGCTGAACCGGGGCGCCTATGACAGCATGCTGGCGGTGCGCGCCGAAGGCCGGGACTTATGGCATGTGCGCAGCGGCTGCGAAAAATACCGGCTGGCGGAAGACCGGATTTCATTCACCTGGAGCCCGATGAACGGGGTGACGATTGACACGGTGATTGTCCCGGCCGGCATGTGGCATGTGAGGAGACATGTCATCCGTACAGACGTTACCCTGGAAGCGGCGGAAGGAGCATTTTCCGTGCCCCGGGACTGGGCGGGGGCAAGGCCCTGTGACCGGATCAGCACAACTACAAATGCAGGCGAAGGATATGCCGCGGCTGCGGGTGAACGGGGAACAAGCATGATCTATGGCCTGGAAGGCTATGCGAAGGGGGAAGTCATCGTGACCGAACCCAATACAAACCTGATGGAACCGCGGTGTGTGCTGCCGACGCTGCACAGCCGGCTGGAACCGGGTGAACATAAACTTCTGTGCGCGGTGTACGCTGATGCCGGGAGCAATCTGCCGGACGGAATACCCGAGGAGGTAAAAAAACTTGCTGGAACGCTATGA
- a CDS encoding heparinase II/III family protein, giving the protein MLTAFLREHPMRELLKGGTRRLYPPAEDRKAWDGIPAGYRREIRKMAEDYAKTDYPLRTVSGFLAFVRIGDRQADEKPYFTRRRKLCAAVMNCCAFPDAEMDDVLNGIWLLCEESSWVISAHNVNPIPGAPKAAEYPLPDVRKPYIDLFSAQTGMILALTTSLLGKRLDAVSQMIRKRITEEIRRRILRPFMKTDDFWWMGVRRKDLNNWTPWILSNIMVCAVLDPMPAGNLSTLLTRACGMLDRYIAILPEDGGCDEGAGYWNMAGGALLDCLTLLETVTGGRMTFRENEKIRNILRFPLTMEMGNGWFANFADCDARPFISGERMETAGRMLKDPALTVLGTRMRGTIADQLNDVPHLTRALDLIFHVPADETDLSADKPEDAYLPDLQVRLVRRDRWTLACKGGHNGESHNHNDIGSFILFLDGEPEVVDAGNMVYTAKTFSEERYTLWNVRAEWHNLPVIGGHEQREGAEHTARNVSMTPDGMEMNLEAAYDEKAGIRELKRSFTLTKGGLKLTDAGSLRKGQEITWIFLLRRKPVWENGQVRAGNLIIRCPEGLEYTAEEKPVTDPRMARSWPGSLWRIRLKSEKLERFRMTFEFAAADREASK; this is encoded by the coding sequence ATGCTGACAGCTTTCTTACGGGAGCATCCGATGCGCGAACTGCTGAAGGGCGGAACGCGCAGGCTGTATCCGCCGGCTGAAGACCGTAAGGCCTGGGACGGAATCCCGGCGGGATACAGGAGGGAAATCCGGAAAATGGCGGAGGATTACGCGAAGACGGATTATCCGCTCCGCACTGTGTCAGGGTTCCTGGCTTTTGTCCGGATCGGTGACCGGCAGGCGGATGAAAAGCCGTATTTTACCCGCCGTCGGAAACTCTGTGCCGCCGTGATGAACTGCTGCGCCTTTCCGGATGCGGAAATGGATGACGTTCTGAACGGAATCTGGCTTCTGTGCGAGGAAAGCAGCTGGGTGATCAGCGCGCATAACGTTAACCCGATTCCGGGAGCACCAAAGGCAGCGGAATATCCGCTGCCGGACGTCCGGAAACCCTATATTGATCTGTTCAGCGCTCAGACCGGTATGATCCTGGCACTGACAACGTCGCTGCTGGGAAAACGGCTGGACGCTGTTTCACAGATGATTCGGAAACGGATCACAGAGGAGATCCGGAGGCGGATCCTGCGTCCGTTTATGAAGACGGATGATTTCTGGTGGATGGGAGTCCGGCGGAAGGATCTGAACAACTGGACGCCGTGGATTCTGTCCAACATTATGGTGTGCGCTGTGCTGGATCCTATGCCAGCAGGAAACCTGTCGACATTACTGACCCGTGCGTGCGGGATGCTGGACCGCTATATCGCGATCCTGCCGGAGGACGGCGGATGCGATGAGGGAGCAGGTTACTGGAACATGGCCGGCGGCGCGTTGCTGGACTGCCTGACGCTGCTGGAAACTGTTACGGGAGGCCGGATGACCTTCCGGGAGAATGAAAAGATCCGGAATATCCTGCGGTTCCCGTTGACGATGGAGATGGGGAACGGCTGGTTTGCCAATTTTGCGGACTGCGACGCCCGTCCCTTTATCAGCGGGGAACGGATGGAAACAGCAGGACGGATGCTGAAGGATCCGGCGCTCACCGTACTGGGAACGCGGATGCGGGGGACCATTGCGGATCAGCTGAACGACGTACCGCACCTGACCCGGGCACTTGACCTGATTTTCCATGTACCAGCCGATGAAACAGACCTGAGTGCCGATAAACCGGAGGATGCGTATCTGCCGGATCTGCAGGTGCGACTGGTCCGCCGGGACAGATGGACGCTTGCCTGCAAGGGCGGACACAACGGAGAAAGCCACAACCATAATGATATCGGCTCCTTTATCCTTTTCCTGGACGGAGAACCGGAGGTAGTGGACGCAGGCAATATGGTCTATACCGCAAAGACGTTCTCGGAAGAACGCTATACGCTGTGGAACGTCCGGGCGGAATGGCATAACCTGCCGGTGATCGGCGGGCATGAACAGCGGGAGGGCGCAGAGCATACGGCCCGGAATGTGAGCATGACGCCGGACGGCATGGAAATGAACCTGGAAGCCGCTTATGACGAAAAAGCAGGTATCCGGGAACTGAAACGCAGCTTCACGCTGACAAAGGGCGGCCTGAAGCTGACAGATGCAGGAAGCCTTCGAAAAGGACAGGAGATTACCTGGATCTTCCTGCTGCGCAGGAAGCCGGTATGGGAAAACGGACAGGTCAGGGCGGGGAACCTGATCATCCGCTGCCCGGAGGGACTGGAATATACAGCAGAAGAAAAACCGGTGACAGATCCGCGGATGGCCCGCAGCTGGCCGGGAAGCCTCTGGCGGATCAGACTGAAGAGCGAAAAGCTGGAACGATTCCGGATGACATTTGAGTTTGCAGCAGCGGACCGGGAGGCGTCGAAATGA